In Nicotiana tabacum cultivar K326 chromosome 19, ASM71507v2, whole genome shotgun sequence, one DNA window encodes the following:
- the LOC142173590 gene encoding uncharacterized protein LOC142173590: protein MRGINKRYKQKELAKYLKENIIKIAELVETRVKEHRAQAVYNKIVPCWGFENNYSHVHNGRIWLIWDTNAYKIEVLKKEAQIIYYQCPMMIATNVREPRIRTAFKFFNVWATHENFLLLVEENWKQKFHLHKMRNILLKQKELRENLKRLNEIEFKGVATRIIQAKEDLQEIQLKIRHQYSDELAMEEKKIICQLEKLSMIEESAVQQKARARWIKLGDANTNYFSAVIKDRKQKKQILELESQEGGRLTETRDIKMEIIQFYKSLMGSALHNMTAVSKTITRNGNVLNHTQQLQICEDMTEEEIYLGLQSIGDDKAPGVDGYNIVFYKRAWPVIKSEISEAVQDFFRTSKIYKGINCTSVTLILKVANLATIKEYRPFSCCTVLYKIITKILASRI, encoded by the exons ATGAGGGGTATAAATAAGAGATATAAGCAGAAAGAGTTAGCTAAGTATCTcaaagaaaatataattaaaatagcaGAATTAGTGGAGACAAGGGTGAAGGAGCACAGAGCACAAGCAGTATATAATAAAATTGTCCCATGTTGGGGATTTGAGAATAATTACAGTCATGTACATAATGGTAGGATTTGGTTGATCTGGGACACTAATGCTTATAAGATTGAAGTTCTGAAGAAGGAAGCACAGATTATATATT ACCAATGTCCTATGATGATCGCCACTAATGTTAGGGAACCAAGGATCAGAACTGCATTCAAATTTTTCAATGTGTGGGCAACTCATGAGAATTTTCTCCTTCTAGTGGAGGAAAACTGGAAACAGAAATTTCACTTGCACAAGATGAGGAATATCTTGTTGAAACAGAAGGAATTAAGGGAGAATCTAAAAAGATTAAATGAGATTGAATTCAAAGGCGTAGCAACAAGAATTATTCAAGCAAAAGAAGATCTTCAAGAAATACAACTCAAGATAAGGCACCAATACTCAGATGAGTTAGCAATGGAAGAAAAGAAGATTATATGTCAACTTGAGAAGTTGTCTATGATTGAAGAAAGTGCAGTGCAACAAAAAGCCAGGGCAAGATGGATAAAACTTGGAGATGCCAATACAAATTATTTTTCAGCTGTTATCAAAGATagaaagcaaaagaaacaaaTACTAGAGCTAGAGTCTCAAGAGGGAGGCAGATTAACAGAAACAAGAGATATCAAGATGGAGATAATACAGTTTTATAAGTCACTTATGGGATCAGCTTTGCACAATATGACAGCAGTTAGCAAGACAATCACGAGAAATGGAAATGTACTGAATCATACTCAACAACTCCAAATATGCGAGGATATGACAGAGGAGGAGATTTATTTAGGGCTTCAGTCAATAGGAGATGACAAAGCTCCAGGTGTGGATGGATATAatattgtattttataaaagagcttGGCCAGTCATTAAAAGTGAAATCAGTGAAGCTGTGCAAGATTTCTTCAGAACAAGCAAAATATATAAAGGAATTAACTGTACATCAGTCACCCTGATACTAAAGGTAGCTAATCTTGCTACAATCAAGGAGTATAGGCCATTTTCCTGTTGCACTGTTCTATACAAGATCATAACAAAAATCCTTGCAAGCAGAATCTAG
- the LOC107803038 gene encoding uncharacterized protein LOC107803038, which translates to MDRKNAIWIGFICIIIAGVGGQAPATSPSATPAPPTPTTPSPPTTPAPTGSPPPTQPPPASSPPPAVSSPPPTSASPPPAVSAPPQATPPPAATPPVSPPPPVSAPPPATPPPVATPPPPATPPPSPPPPAAAPAPVATPPASAPAAAPTSVPTSPAPSPLGVLSPPAPPMGAPSPSTPAFSPGPSVATDQSGVEIMRFSKMIMGSLVFGWGVFCLLI; encoded by the exons ATGGATCGGAAAAATGCTATTTGGATCGGTTTTATTTGCATTATAATCGCCGGCGTTGGAGGTCAAGCTCCGGCCACGTCGCCTAGTGCCACTCCAGCACCACCAACACCCACTACCCCATCTCCTCCTACTACCCCTGCACCTACTGGTTCTCCTCCGCCAACTCAACCGCCTCCGGCATCTTCCCCACCGCCGGCCGTTTCATCTCCGCCACCTACATCAGCTTCACCACCTCCAGCTGTATCAGCTCCGCCACAAGCTACACCTCCACCGGCAGCTACTCCTCCAGTGAGTCCTCCACCACCAGTTAGCGCTCCACCACCGGCTACTCCTCCACCTGTGGCTACCCCGCCACCTCCTGCTACGCCACCTCCCAGCCCTCCTCCGCCAGCTGCAGCACCTGCACCAGTTGCAACTCCACCAGCTTCAGCTCCGGCTGCTGCACCTACGTCTGTACCCACATCTCCGGCACCATCTCCATTGGGAGTATTGAGTCCTCCAGCACCTCCCATGGGTGCTCCATCCCCGAGTACTCCAGCTTTTTCTCCTGGTCCATCAGTAGCCACTGATCAG AGTGGAGTGGAGATCATGAGGTTTTCAAAGATGATAATGGGAAGCTTGGTCTTCGGATGGGGTGTCTTCTGCTTGCTGATTTAG